The Streptomyces sp. NBC_01689 genome includes a window with the following:
- a CDS encoding epoxide hydrolase family protein has protein sequence MSENLRLPSRRLFLSTSAAAMTAVATGAFGLYANRYSGKPVAAGERASIRPFRVNIPERELTELRRRIMAARWPDRETVKDQSQGVQLATMKELAHYWGTSYNWRKIEDKLNSLPQFTTEIDGLDIHFIHVRSRHENALPLILTHGWPGSVLEFLKVIDPLSNPTAHGGRAEDAFHLVIPSMPGYGFSERPTTTGWNPDRIARAWAVLMERLGYEHYVSQGGDWGAVISDKMAIQKPAGLLGIHVNFPATVPADIAKKLACGDPVPAGLTADEKAAYEKLATFYKTGSGYSAMMVTRPQTEGYGLTDSPVGLAAWMYDKFAAWTYSDGHPERVLTKDEMLDDITLYWVTNTAVSSSRLYWENNANNFNAVSVSLPAAITVFPGEIYQAPRSWAERSYHDLFYYNKVDRGGHFAAWEVPDLFSRELRSAFGELRKSLGGIGK, from the coding sequence ATGTCAGAAAATCTCCGGCTGCCGTCCCGGCGTCTGTTCCTCTCCACCTCGGCCGCCGCGATGACCGCGGTGGCCACCGGTGCTTTCGGCCTCTACGCCAACAGGTACTCCGGAAAACCCGTGGCGGCCGGAGAGAGAGCGAGCATCCGCCCCTTCCGCGTGAACATACCGGAGCGGGAGCTCACCGAGTTGCGGCGACGCATCATGGCGGCACGGTGGCCGGACCGGGAGACGGTCAAGGACCAGTCCCAGGGCGTTCAGTTGGCGACGATGAAAGAGCTCGCCCACTACTGGGGGACGAGCTACAACTGGCGGAAGATCGAGGACAAGCTCAACTCCTTGCCGCAGTTCACGACGGAGATCGACGGACTCGACATCCACTTCATCCACGTCCGATCCCGTCATGAGAACGCGCTGCCCCTGATCCTGACCCACGGCTGGCCCGGGTCCGTCCTGGAATTCCTCAAGGTGATCGACCCGCTCAGCAACCCCACGGCACACGGGGGACGCGCGGAGGACGCCTTCCACCTGGTCATACCGTCCATGCCCGGGTACGGGTTCTCCGAGAGGCCGACCACCACCGGCTGGAACCCGGACCGGATCGCACGTGCCTGGGCCGTGCTGATGGAGCGCCTCGGGTACGAGCACTACGTCTCCCAGGGCGGCGACTGGGGCGCCGTGATCTCGGACAAGATGGCGATCCAGAAGCCCGCGGGACTTCTGGGCATCCACGTGAACTTCCCGGCCACGGTCCCCGCCGACATCGCGAAGAAGCTCGCCTGCGGTGACCCTGTCCCAGCCGGCCTGACCGCCGACGAGAAGGCCGCCTACGAGAAGCTCGCCACCTTCTACAAGACGGGATCGGGATACTCCGCCATGATGGTCACCCGTCCGCAGACCGAAGGGTACGGACTGACGGACTCGCCCGTCGGACTGGCCGCCTGGATGTACGACAAGTTCGCCGCGTGGACCTACAGCGACGGGCACCCCGAACGGGTGCTCACCAAGGACGAGATGCTCGACGACATCACGCTCTACTGGGTCACGAACACCGCCGTGTCGTCCTCGCGTCTCTACTGGGAGAACAACGCCAACAACTTCAACGCCGTGTCGGTCTCCCTCCCGGCCGCGATCACGGTGTTCCCCGGCGAGATCTACCAGGCACCGCGGAGCTGGGCCGAGCGCAGCTACCACGACCTCTTCTACTACAACAAGGTCGACAGGGGCGGCCACTTCGCGGCCTGGGAGGTGCCTGACCTGTTCAGCAGGGAACTCCGGTCCGCGTTCGGGGAGTTGCGGAAATCCCTGGGAGGGATCGGGAAATAG
- a CDS encoding phospholipase D-like domain-containing protein has translation MTSTQDEPTVASRGVGRSDPATVQERARRIRRRLERLIGIAATEGNTLTALRNGDEIFPAMLAAIRSAEHTVDMMTFVYWKGDIAREFARALADRARAGVRVRLLLDGFGSRLIEKDLLRAMEQAGVQVAWFRKPLALSPFKQNHRCHRKVLVVDEQTAFTGGVGIAEEWCGDARTEHEWRDTHVELRGPAVDGVAAAFAQNWAECHDELFDDRDRFVPHRPDGDAVVQVVRGSASFGWQDMQTLIRVMLESAEDRFRLATAYFSPDAYFIELLCATARRGVEVEILLPGPHTDKRVCQLAGQNYYEDLTACGVKIYQYQPTMMHAKVITVDGVASLVGSTNFNRRSLDHDEEIMLAVLDQRFTAVLDGHFDEDVKAATLIKEGRWKRRSVVQRAREAAVVPIRRFL, from the coding sequence ATGACGAGCACCCAGGACGAGCCGACGGTGGCCTCGCGCGGCGTCGGCAGGTCGGACCCCGCGACGGTCCAGGAACGCGCGAGGCGTATACGACGCCGCCTTGAGCGTCTGATCGGTATCGCGGCGACGGAGGGCAACACCCTCACCGCCCTGCGCAACGGAGACGAGATCTTCCCGGCGATGCTGGCCGCCATCCGGTCCGCGGAACACACCGTCGACATGATGACGTTCGTGTACTGGAAGGGCGACATAGCCCGGGAGTTCGCGCGGGCGCTGGCGGACAGAGCACGGGCGGGTGTGCGGGTGCGCCTGCTGCTGGACGGCTTCGGCAGCCGCCTGATCGAAAAGGACCTGCTGCGGGCGATGGAGCAGGCGGGCGTGCAAGTCGCCTGGTTCCGCAAGCCGTTGGCGCTCTCGCCGTTCAAGCAGAATCACCGCTGCCATCGCAAGGTCCTCGTCGTGGACGAACAGACGGCCTTCACCGGCGGGGTGGGCATCGCGGAGGAGTGGTGCGGCGACGCGCGCACGGAGCACGAGTGGCGTGACACGCACGTCGAACTCCGCGGGCCGGCCGTGGACGGCGTCGCCGCCGCGTTCGCGCAGAACTGGGCAGAGTGCCACGACGAACTCTTCGACGACCGCGACCGGTTCGTCCCGCACCGGCCGGACGGCGACGCGGTGGTGCAGGTCGTGCGCGGCTCGGCCAGCTTCGGTTGGCAGGACATGCAGACCCTGATCCGCGTGATGCTGGAGTCGGCCGAGGACCGCTTCCGGCTGGCGACCGCCTATTTCTCACCGGACGCCTACTTCATCGAACTCCTCTGTGCCACCGCCCGCCGAGGCGTGGAGGTCGAGATCCTGCTGCCCGGCCCGCACACCGACAAGCGGGTATGTCAGCTGGCCGGGCAGAACTACTATGAGGATCTCACCGCCTGCGGCGTGAAGATCTACCAGTACCAGCCGACGATGATGCACGCCAAGGTCATCACCGTGGACGGCGTCGCCTCCCTGGTCGGCTCCACCAACTTCAACCGCCGGTCCCTCGATCACGACGAGGAGATCATGCTCGCGGTGCTGGACCAGCGGTTCACCGCGGTCCTCGACGGTCATTTCGACGAGGACGTCAAAGCCGCCACGCTGATCAAGGAAGGGCGCTGGAAGCGGCGCTCCGTGGTGCAGCGGGCACGCGAGGCGGCCGTCGTACCGATCCGCCGCTTCCTCTAG
- a CDS encoding response regulator encodes MPGKNFVVRTTPQETAAVADAAVGDLARRIALQLLEDPPHPPSADEPTRALTRLHVLTHLQRAAERLQRDAAAEAARAGAGYPQIGEACDMTRQGARRRWPGLFHHSDEAPMERPMMTTPARPFDVLLVEDDIADAMLIEEALSERGARNLVQVTDGVAALEYLRTQDNARPDLIVLDLNMPRMNGRDLLRVLKADEDLQTIPVVVLTTSAAPDDVVGAYNSHANAYVTKPVNLAEFEQAVQSIDAFYLETATRPPRT; translated from the coding sequence GTGCCTGGCAAGAACTTCGTCGTGCGGACCACCCCGCAGGAGACGGCCGCAGTCGCGGATGCGGCGGTCGGCGATCTCGCGCGGCGCATCGCCCTGCAACTCCTGGAAGACCCCCCACATCCCCCGTCAGCGGACGAACCGACGCGGGCCCTGACCCGGCTGCACGTACTGACCCACCTCCAACGGGCCGCCGAACGGCTCCAGCGGGACGCGGCCGCCGAGGCCGCCCGCGCGGGCGCCGGATACCCACAGATCGGCGAGGCGTGCGACATGACGCGCCAAGGCGCCCGACGCCGCTGGCCGGGGCTCTTCCACCACTCCGACGAAGCACCCATGGAGCGTCCGATGATGACCACCCCCGCCCGCCCCTTCGACGTGCTGCTCGTCGAGGACGACATCGCCGACGCCATGCTGATCGAGGAAGCTCTCTCCGAGCGAGGGGCCCGCAACCTGGTCCAGGTCACCGACGGAGTGGCCGCGCTGGAATACCTGCGCACCCAGGACAACGCGCGCCCCGATCTCATCGTGCTCGACCTGAACATGCCCCGGATGAACGGCCGGGACCTGCTCCGCGTCCTGAAGGCCGACGAGGACCTGCAGACCATCCCCGTGGTCGTCCTCACCACGTCCGCGGCACCCGACGACGTCGTCGGGGCGTACAACAGCCACGCCAACGCCTACGTCACCAAGCCGGTGAACCTCGCGGAGTTCGAGCAGGCCGTCCAGAGCATCGACGCGTTCTACCTCGAGACCGCGACGCGTCCGCCTCGCACCTGA
- a CDS encoding sensor histidine kinase, translating into MTGDERIPRARGLSTWTTRRWLRVGVAVSLTVLALLGVTGAWILGRTASISDSLVDVKSPALTTSIRLESALLNQETGIRGYGLTGTPDFLKPYRQGLADQKTYTATLSELLQGDRAGLRDLRAVQDAVETWQDRFARPIAASPAGAPSALATERAAEGKTAFDKVRASMATQQDGLRSGRVRARADLASTMKVRNWLFSAIAVLIAVLAGVVFDALRRGITSPLERLGADARAVADGDFARPITPTGPADLRQLSGEIDSMRQRLVRELEFSEDARLRLDEQSTELQRSNAELEQFAYVASHDLQEPLRKVSSFTQLLQRRYGGQLDDRADQYIDFAVDGANRMQTLINDLLEFSRVGRVHHAHQSVDLNAVMKRSLSALSVGIEEAGAVITRDELPTLVADPTQMGMLWQNLIGNAVKFRRPQEAPKIHVSAEQDGGLWKFTVTDNGIGIAPEYAEKVFVIFQRLHTKDAYHGSGIGLAMCRKIVEFHGGTIFVDPEYTGGTRITFTLAGEPSETGLPSAAPEEERPAVPPTP; encoded by the coding sequence ATGACCGGCGACGAGAGGATTCCGCGTGCGCGGGGGCTTTCCACGTGGACGACGCGGCGATGGCTTCGTGTCGGGGTGGCCGTCTCCTTGACCGTCCTGGCCCTGCTCGGTGTGACCGGAGCGTGGATCCTCGGACGGACGGCGTCGATCAGCGACAGTCTCGTGGACGTGAAGTCCCCCGCCCTGACCACCTCGATCCGCCTGGAGTCGGCACTCCTCAACCAGGAGACCGGTATCCGGGGTTACGGGCTCACCGGCACGCCGGACTTCCTCAAACCCTATCGGCAGGGACTCGCCGACCAGAAGACGTACACCGCGACGCTCTCGGAGCTGCTCCAGGGCGACAGGGCCGGTCTGCGTGATCTGAGGGCCGTCCAGGACGCCGTGGAGACGTGGCAGGACCGGTTCGCCCGGCCGATCGCCGCCTCTCCGGCCGGAGCGCCCTCGGCGCTGGCCACCGAGCGTGCCGCGGAAGGCAAGACGGCCTTCGACAAGGTCCGTGCGAGCATGGCCACCCAGCAGGACGGGCTGCGGTCCGGCCGGGTCCGGGCGCGTGCGGACCTCGCTTCCACGATGAAGGTGCGGAACTGGTTGTTCAGCGCGATCGCCGTACTCATCGCCGTCCTGGCGGGAGTGGTCTTCGACGCGCTGCGCCGTGGCATCACCTCACCGCTGGAGCGGCTCGGGGCGGACGCGCGGGCCGTCGCCGACGGCGACTTCGCCCGTCCCATCACCCCGACCGGTCCGGCGGACCTGCGGCAGTTGAGCGGCGAGATCGACTCCATGCGTCAACGGCTCGTACGTGAGCTGGAGTTCAGCGAGGACGCACGACTGCGTCTCGACGAGCAGTCCACGGAGCTCCAGCGGTCCAACGCGGAGCTGGAGCAGTTCGCCTACGTGGCCTCGCACGATCTCCAGGAACCCCTGCGCAAGGTCTCCAGCTTCACCCAGTTGCTGCAGCGGCGCTACGGGGGGCAACTCGACGACCGGGCCGATCAGTACATCGACTTCGCGGTCGACGGCGCGAACCGTATGCAGACCCTCATCAACGACCTCCTCGAGTTCTCGCGTGTCGGTCGCGTCCACCACGCCCATCAGAGTGTCGACCTCAACGCGGTGATGAAGCGGAGCCTTTCCGCGCTCAGCGTCGGCATCGAGGAGGCGGGCGCCGTGATCACCCGGGACGAGCTGCCGACGCTGGTGGCCGACCCCACGCAGATGGGCATGCTGTGGCAGAACCTGATCGGCAACGCCGTCAAGTTCCGCCGCCCGCAAGAGGCACCGAAGATCCATGTGTCCGCCGAACAGGACGGTGGGCTGTGGAAGTTCACGGTCACCGACAACGGCATCGGGATCGCGCCCGAGTACGCCGAGAAGGTGTTCGTGATCTTCCAGCGGCTCCACACCAAGGACGCGTACCACGGCAGCGGCATCGGGCTGGCCATGTGCAGGAAGATCGTCGAGTTCCACGGCGGAACGATCTTCGTGGACCCGGAGTACACCGGCGGCACCCGCATCACGTTCACCCTGGCCGGTGAGCCCTCGGAGACGGGCCTCCCGTCCGCCGCTCCGGAGGAGGAGCGCCCCGCGGTACCGCCGACTCCTTGA
- a CDS encoding DUF427 domain-containing protein — protein MTTFPTAPDVRATPEGILWEPSGRWVRGRTGEVTVVDSRHPLLVWEPGVPVPLYAFPREDVREDLLRPAKNPRTGTHTGSRIFYDLDVDGDVLENAAWTFPADDLAGHVAFEWFRRVGRGLDHWYEETEEIFVHPRDPHKRVDAIPSGRHVRVEIDGVLVADTHRPVLLFETGLPTRYYIPREDVRLDLLEATDHSTGCPYKGTAAYWSWRCEGDATDVPPNVVWSYPEPLPAVGAVKDLLAFYNEAVDITVDGTRIERPVTPFTRTLSDKSPT, from the coding sequence ATGACCACGTTCCCCACCGCGCCGGACGTCAGAGCAACCCCCGAAGGCATCCTCTGGGAGCCGAGCGGACGGTGGGTGCGCGGCCGTACCGGGGAGGTCACCGTCGTCGACAGCAGGCACCCCCTCCTCGTGTGGGAGCCAGGGGTGCCGGTACCGCTCTACGCCTTTCCGCGCGAGGACGTCCGCGAGGACCTGCTCCGCCCCGCGAAGAACCCCCGGACCGGCACGCACACCGGATCGCGGATCTTCTACGACCTCGACGTCGACGGTGACGTGCTGGAGAACGCGGCCTGGACGTTTCCGGCCGACGACCTGGCCGGTCACGTCGCCTTCGAGTGGTTCCGGCGTGTAGGACGGGGCCTGGACCACTGGTACGAGGAGACGGAAGAGATCTTCGTCCACCCCCGCGACCCGCACAAACGGGTCGACGCCATCCCCAGCGGCCGGCACGTCCGGGTCGAGATCGACGGCGTGCTCGTCGCCGACACCCACCGTCCGGTCCTGCTCTTCGAGACCGGCCTGCCCACGCGGTACTACATCCCGCGCGAGGACGTCCGGCTGGATCTGCTCGAAGCGACCGACCACAGCACCGGCTGCCCCTACAAGGGCACCGCCGCGTACTGGTCCTGGCGATGTGAGGGAGACGCCACCGATGTCCCGCCGAACGTGGTCTGGAGCTACCCGGAGCCACTGCCCGCGGTGGGCGCCGTCAAGGACCTCCTCGCCTTTTACAACGAGGCGGTGGACATCACCGTCGACGGCACGCGCATCGAGCGCCCGGTGACCCCGTTCACCAGGACGCTCTCGGACAAGTCGCCCACCTGA